The proteins below are encoded in one region of Dioscorea cayenensis subsp. rotundata cultivar TDr96_F1 chromosome 18, TDr96_F1_v2_PseudoChromosome.rev07_lg8_w22 25.fasta, whole genome shotgun sequence:
- the LOC120282817 gene encoding uncharacterized protein LOC120282817 has translation MDNTTRDKTSIPVYQEKLPFPAKARKDQNDQQYKKFLDMFKTLHINVLFAEALAQMPRYAKFLKELLTSKRMFSSVTLSEECSTLLCNKLPKKEKDPGGFIVPCTIRGLVDEKALADLGATNNLMPYGIFQNLRLGEPKPTNMTLQLAD, from the coding sequence ATGGACAACACCACCAGGGATAAAACGTCAATTCCAGTATATCAGGAAAAACTTCCATTCCCTGCCAAGGCAAGGAAAGACCAAAATGATCAACAGTACAAAAAGTTTCTCGACATGTTTAAAACTTTGCACATTAATGTTCTATTTGCAGAAGCCCTTGCTCAAATGCCAAGATATGCCAAATTTCTAAAGGAACTGCTCACAAGCAAAAGGATGTTTTCTTCTGTGACACTCAGTGAGGAGTGTTCTACTTTGCTATGTAACAAACTTCCCAAGAAGGAAAAAGATCCAGGGGGCTTCATTGTTCCTTGCACAATCAGGGGTTTGGTTGATGAGAAGGCTCTTGCCGACCTTGGAGCAACTAATAACCTAATGCCGTACggaatttttcaaaatttaagacTCGGGGAGCCAAAACCAACAAACATGACTTTACAACTAGCAGACTGA